The Candidatus Mycolicibacterium alkanivorans genome contains a region encoding:
- a CDS encoding YceD family protein — MATSHRAGTHQHPRSPLVFDVSRLGCRPGSMTEIHETVPSPERIGLDFIAVERGADLDLDLRLESVSEGVLVTGTVRAPTRGECTRCLGPVTGEIEIGLTELFAYPDSATESTTDEDEVGRVVDQTVDIEQAVVDAVGLALPFAPLCIEDCPGLCPDCGVALATAEPGHHHDKIDPRWAKLAGMLDDSDGGQDPRQAGGRS; from the coding sequence ATGGCGACGTCACACCGTGCGGGAACGCACCAGCATCCGCGCTCGCCACTCGTCTTCGACGTCTCCAGGCTGGGGTGCAGACCGGGGTCGATGACGGAGATCCACGAAACCGTGCCCAGTCCCGAGCGGATCGGGCTGGACTTCATCGCCGTCGAGCGGGGCGCGGATCTGGACCTCGACCTTCGACTGGAGTCGGTGTCCGAGGGTGTTCTGGTCACCGGGACGGTGCGCGCCCCGACCCGCGGCGAGTGCACCCGCTGCCTGGGCCCGGTCACCGGCGAGATCGAGATCGGGCTCACCGAGCTGTTCGCCTATCCCGACAGCGCGACCGAGTCCACCACCGACGAGGACGAGGTGGGCCGCGTCGTCGACCAGACCGTCGACATCGAGCAGGCCGTCGTCGACGCGGTGGGCCTCGCCCTGCCGTTCGCACCGCTGTGCATCGAAGACTGCCCCGGCCTGTGCCCTGACTGCGGTGTCGCGCTCGCGACCGCCGAGCCCGGCCATCACCACGACAAGATCGATCCGCGTTGGGCGAAGCTGGCTGGCATGCTCGACGACTCGGACGGGGGTCAGGACCCCCGGCAGGCCGGCGGCCGATCGTGA
- the sepIVA gene encoding cell division protein SepIVA yields the protein MYRVFEALDELSAIVEEARGVPMTAGCVVPRGDVLELVDDIKDAIPGELDDAQDVLDARDNLLREAKEHADAMVSSATAEADSLLSHSRAEADRLLADAKSHADRMVAEARQHSERMVAEAREEASRLAATSKREYEAATSRAKAEADRLVESGNMSYEKAVQEGIKEQQRLVSQNEVVQAANAEATRLIDTAHAEADRLRGECDIYVDNKLAQFEDYLNGTLRSVSRGRHQLRTAAGTHDYVQH from the coding sequence GTGTACCGAGTTTTTGAAGCGCTCGACGAACTGAGTGCGATTGTCGAAGAGGCCCGCGGCGTGCCGATGACAGCCGGTTGCGTGGTTCCGCGTGGCGACGTCCTGGAACTGGTCGACGACATCAAGGACGCGATCCCTGGCGAACTCGACGACGCCCAGGACGTGCTCGATGCCCGCGACAACCTGTTGCGCGAGGCCAAGGAGCACGCCGACGCCATGGTGTCCAGCGCGACGGCCGAGGCCGACTCGCTGCTCAGCCACTCCCGTGCCGAGGCAGACCGGCTGCTTGCCGACGCGAAGTCGCATGCCGACCGCATGGTCGCCGAGGCCCGCCAGCACAGCGAGCGGATGGTCGCGGAGGCCCGCGAGGAGGCGTCGCGTCTGGCCGCGACGTCCAAGCGCGAGTACGAGGCCGCCACCAGCAGGGCCAAGGCCGAGGCCGACCGCCTGGTCGAAAGCGGCAACATGTCCTACGAGAAGGCCGTCCAGGAAGGCATCAAGGAGCAGCAGCGCCTGGTGTCGCAGAACGAGGTCGTGCAGGCCGCCAACGCCGAGGCTACCCGGCTCATCGACACCGCACACGCCGAAGCCGACCGTCTGCGCGGCGAGTGCGATATCTACGTCGACAACAAGCTGGCGCAGTTCGAGGACTACCTCAACGGCACGCTGCGCTCGGTGAGCCGCGGCCGTCACCAGTTGCGCACCGCCGCGGGCACACACGACTACGTGCAGCACTGA
- the coaD gene encoding pantetheine-phosphate adenylyltransferase, which produces MSGAVCPGSFDPVTLGHVDIFERAAAQFDEVIVAVLVNPNKAGMFDVDERIAMISEATAHLPNLSAESGQGLVVDFVRDRGFTAIVKGLRTGTDFEYELQMAQMNKHIAGVDTFFVATAPEYSFVSSSLAKEVATFGGDVSKLLPESVNRRLPAKLAQRRG; this is translated from the coding sequence ATGAGTGGCGCGGTCTGCCCGGGGTCGTTCGATCCGGTGACGCTGGGGCACGTCGACATCTTCGAGCGTGCCGCCGCGCAATTCGACGAGGTGATCGTCGCCGTGCTGGTCAATCCCAACAAGGCCGGCATGTTCGACGTCGACGAGCGGATCGCGATGATCTCCGAAGCCACCGCGCACCTGCCGAACCTGAGCGCCGAGTCCGGTCAGGGATTGGTGGTTGACTTCGTCCGCGACCGCGGATTCACCGCCATTGTCAAAGGACTTCGCACCGGAACGGATTTCGAGTACGAGCTGCAGATGGCGCAGATGAACAAGCACATCGCCGGGGTCGACACGTTCTTCGTCGCCACCGCGCCGGAGTACTCGTTCGTGTCGTCCTCGCTGGCCAAAGAGGTGGCCACCTTCGGCGGGGACGTCTCGAAGCTGCTGCCGGAGTCGGTGAACCGCCGGCTGCCGGCCAAGCTGGCGCAGCGGCGCGGCTGA